Proteins encoded within one genomic window of Sphingomonas sp. NBWT7:
- the glpK gene encoding glycerol kinase GlpK: MGAHILVIDQGTTSTRSVLFDDQARRVAIGQVEFPQHYPAHGWVEHDVEDIWRDTLATAREAIAKSGVAVADVAAIGITNQRETAVVWDRATGEAIHRAIVWQDRRGAAHCAQLRANGAEELIRARTGLLIDPYFSATKIAWILDNVADARARAERGELAFGTIDSFLLWRLTGGKVHATDVTNASRTMLFDIHRGTWDEELCRLIGVPPAMLPAVHDNAHVYGTTDPALFGAAIPIAGIAGDQQAALFGQACFDRGSAKSTYGTGCFMLLNTGAQAVESKHRLLTTPAYRLAGETTYALEGSIFVAGAAVKWLRDGIGIITHASQTNDMATKVENSHGVYMVPAFVGLGAPHWDPDARGSIHGLTLDTTAAHLARAALEAVAYQTLDLAEAMAADGGSRPKILRVDGGMAANDWLCQFLADLTDTAVERPLDLETTARGAAFHAGLATGLWSGLDALAALWAREQCFEPVMTAEDRAPLVAGWRNAVRRTLSDQAAG; the protein is encoded by the coding sequence GTGGGCGCGCATATTCTGGTGATCGATCAGGGGACCACCTCGACGCGCAGCGTGCTGTTTGACGATCAGGCGCGCCGCGTCGCCATCGGCCAAGTCGAATTTCCACAGCATTATCCGGCGCATGGCTGGGTAGAGCACGACGTCGAGGACATCTGGCGCGACACGCTGGCAACCGCGCGCGAGGCGATCGCGAAGAGCGGCGTCGCGGTAGCCGACGTGGCCGCGATCGGCATCACCAACCAGCGCGAGACGGCGGTGGTATGGGACCGTGCGACCGGCGAGGCGATCCACCGCGCGATCGTGTGGCAGGATCGACGCGGCGCCGCGCATTGCGCGCAGTTGCGCGCCAATGGAGCGGAGGAACTGATCCGCGCGCGCACCGGGCTGCTGATCGATCCGTATTTTTCCGCGACCAAGATCGCCTGGATCCTCGACAACGTCGCCGACGCCCGCGCGCGGGCCGAGCGCGGCGAGCTCGCGTTCGGGACGATCGACAGCTTCCTCCTTTGGCGCCTTACGGGCGGCAAGGTCCACGCGACCGACGTCACCAACGCCAGCCGAACAATGCTGTTCGACATCCATCGCGGCACGTGGGACGAGGAATTGTGCCGGCTGATCGGTGTCCCGCCCGCGATGCTGCCGGCGGTGCACGACAATGCGCACGTTTACGGCACCACCGATCCTGCCCTGTTCGGCGCGGCGATTCCGATCGCCGGGATCGCGGGCGATCAGCAGGCAGCGCTGTTCGGACAGGCGTGTTTCGATCGTGGCAGTGCCAAGTCCACTTACGGAACGGGCTGCTTCATGTTGCTCAACACCGGCGCGCAGGCGGTCGAATCGAAGCACCGCCTGCTCACCACGCCGGCGTATCGGCTGGCCGGCGAGACCACCTACGCGCTCGAAGGGTCGATCTTCGTCGCGGGCGCGGCAGTGAAGTGGCTACGCGACGGGATCGGCATCATCACCCATGCCAGCCAGACCAACGACATGGCGACCAAGGTCGAGAACAGCCACGGCGTCTACATGGTGCCTGCGTTCGTCGGGCTAGGCGCGCCGCATTGGGACCCGGACGCCCGCGGCTCGATCCATGGGCTGACGCTCGATACCACCGCCGCGCATCTCGCGCGCGCCGCGCTAGAGGCGGTTGCCTATCAGACGCTCGATCTCGCCGAGGCAATGGCGGCGGACGGGGGCAGCCGGCCGAAGATCCTGCGGGTCGACGGCGGGATGGCGGCGAACGACTGGCTGTGCCAGTTCCTCGCCGATCTCACCGATACCGCGGTCGAACGCCCACTCGATCTCGAAACGACCGCGCGCGGCGCGGCGTTCCATGCCGGGCTGGCCACCGGCTTGTGGTCGGGGCTCGACGCGTTGGCTGCGCTATGGGCGCGCGAGCAATGTTTCGAGCCGGTGATGACGGCGGAGGACCGCGCACCGCTCGTCGCCGGGTGGCGCAACGCGGTGCGACGGACGCTGAGCGATCAGGCGGCGGGCTGA
- a CDS encoding triacylglycerol lipase → MASAATSTSTDVKPPSAVLALTELPRALAEFGSLPWAAPLLATAPRGDGHPVLVLPGFTTTDRSTAVLRRYLTRMGYDAHTWDLGRNLGPRAVGLQGEKLVDRLNAVHELTGKKVSLVGWSLGGVMARMVSRRVPEAVRQVISLGSPFTGTPRATNVWRAYELLTGQRIDDNHTREQLRESATPPPVPSTAIWSREDGIVAWQNCVEPFASNSDNIEVHGSHCGLGVNPAVLYAVADRLAQPEDDWKPFNRHGLVRAMFYPSAGHA, encoded by the coding sequence TTGGCCTCTGCTGCCACATCGACCTCGACCGACGTCAAGCCGCCGTCGGCGGTGCTCGCCCTCACCGAATTGCCGCGCGCGCTGGCCGAGTTCGGCTCGCTGCCGTGGGCCGCACCGCTGCTCGCCACCGCGCCGCGTGGCGACGGGCATCCGGTGCTTGTCTTGCCCGGCTTCACCACTACCGATCGCTCAACCGCCGTCCTGCGCCGCTACCTGACGCGCATGGGCTATGACGCGCATACCTGGGACCTCGGCCGCAATCTCGGGCCCCGCGCGGTCGGGTTGCAGGGCGAGAAACTGGTCGATCGCCTCAACGCCGTGCACGAACTCACCGGCAAGAAGGTCAGCCTCGTCGGCTGGAGCCTCGGCGGCGTCATGGCGCGCATGGTCAGCCGCCGCGTACCCGAGGCGGTGCGGCAGGTGATCTCGCTCGGCTCTCCGTTCACCGGCACGCCGCGCGCGACCAACGTGTGGCGCGCGTACGAGCTGCTCACCGGGCAACGGATCGACGACAATCACACGCGCGAGCAGCTGCGCGAGAGCGCGACGCCGCCGCCCGTCCCGTCGACGGCGATCTGGAGCCGCGAGGACGGCATCGTCGCGTGGCAGAATTGCGTCGAGCCGTTCGCGAGCAACAGCGACAATATCGAGGTCCACGGCAGCCATTGCGGGCTCGGCGTCAACCCCGCGGTGCTCTACGCGGTCGCCGATCGGCTCGCGCAGCCCGAGGACGATTGGAAGCCGTTCAACCGTCACGGCCTGGTGCGAGCAATGTTCTACCCGTCGGCCGGGCACGCCTGA
- a CDS encoding GNAT family N-acetyltransferase, which yields MTHRIRRFRIADREAMLGFADALPDHDLLFLGRDLKHPRVIAAWLGAIAEEWIDSLVAEDDGAIIGSAALVRDPLGWSAHVGEIRLLVSAQRRGEGLGRDLLEAMLRIAAERGLAKLTAAMTPDQTGAIALFESLGFRGEALLKDQVRDRAGQPHDLVILSYDISRSAAQHRAYGFDS from the coding sequence ATGACGCACCGCATCCGCCGTTTTCGCATCGCCGATCGCGAGGCGATGCTTGGCTTCGCCGACGCGCTACCAGATCACGACCTGCTGTTCCTTGGGCGGGACCTGAAGCACCCGCGTGTGATCGCCGCATGGCTCGGCGCGATCGCGGAGGAATGGATCGACAGCCTAGTCGCGGAGGATGACGGCGCGATCATCGGCTCGGCCGCGCTGGTCCGCGATCCGCTCGGCTGGTCCGCGCACGTCGGCGAGATCCGGCTGCTGGTCTCCGCGCAGCGGCGCGGCGAGGGCCTCGGGCGCGACCTGCTCGAAGCGATGTTGCGCATCGCCGCCGAGCGCGGGCTCGCCAAACTAACGGCGGCGATGACGCCCGACCAGACCGGCGCGATCGCACTGTTCGAAAGCCTCGGCTTCCGCGGCGAAGCATTGTTGAAGGATCAGGTGCGCGATCGTGCCGGTCAGCCGCATGATCTCGTGATCCTGTCCTATGATATTTCACGCAGCGCCGCACAGCATCGTGCCTATGGTTTCGATTCCTGA
- a CDS encoding alpha/beta fold hydrolase yields the protein MPDTTEDPIGAATREFERLMARNIKGLEYFTSPAPVVGATPKDVLIEHGTMRLNHYRPLVDDVYRVPVLLVMATTNRGFIFDMVPGQSMVEFLLRAGFDVFMLEWEPPRPHEKSLTLESYTLGFLPRAIERITEETGEPDVSVVGYCFGGVLSLIYAALNADGPLANLATFTTPVDFTQMEMFQAWSDKRFFDVDRLVDTFGNVPGEMLYSSFDMLRPGARAAGNVRLFDNLWDDEYVKSFRMFERWNTDTLPLAGEYFRQTTKQLMWDNALLHGTLDVGGRRVDLSRVTVPFLHLAAEHDHIVPRPASQPLLGMIGAADKSEIVLKGGHVSLVAGPNAAKRMWPALAAWLAERST from the coding sequence TTGCCCGACACCACTGAGGATCCGATCGGCGCCGCCACGCGCGAATTCGAGCGGCTGATGGCGCGCAACATCAAGGGGCTCGAATATTTCACCTCGCCCGCCCCCGTCGTCGGCGCGACGCCGAAGGACGTGCTGATCGAGCACGGCACGATGCGGCTGAACCACTATCGCCCGCTGGTCGACGACGTCTATCGCGTGCCTGTGCTGCTGGTGATGGCGACGACCAATCGCGGCTTCATCTTCGATATGGTGCCCGGGCAGAGCATGGTCGAATTCCTGCTGCGCGCCGGGTTCGACGTCTTCATGCTCGAGTGGGAGCCGCCGCGTCCGCACGAGAAATCGCTGACGCTCGAGAGCTACACGCTCGGCTTCCTGCCTCGCGCGATCGAGCGGATCACCGAGGAAACGGGCGAGCCCGACGTCAGCGTCGTCGGCTATTGCTTCGGCGGCGTCCTGTCGCTGATCTACGCCGCGCTCAACGCCGATGGGCCACTCGCCAATCTCGCCACCTTCACGACGCCGGTCGATTTCACGCAGATGGAGATGTTCCAGGCGTGGTCGGACAAACGCTTCTTCGACGTCGATCGCCTCGTCGATACGTTCGGCAACGTGCCGGGCGAAATGCTCTATTCATCGTTCGACATGCTGCGCCCCGGCGCACGCGCAGCGGGCAACGTGCGGCTGTTCGACAATCTCTGGGACGACGAATATGTGAAGTCGTTCCGCATGTTCGAACGGTGGAACACCGATACGCTGCCGCTGGCCGGCGAGTATTTCCGCCAGACGACCAAGCAGCTGATGTGGGACAATGCGCTGCTGCACGGCACGCTCGACGTCGGCGGGCGCCGCGTCGATCTGTCGCGCGTCACCGTTCCGTTCCTCCACCTCGCCGCCGAGCACGATCATATCGTGCCGCGTCCCGCGTCGCAGCCGCTGCTCGGCATGATCGGCGCCGCGGACAAGAGCGAGATCGTCCTCAAGGGCGGGCACGTCAGCCTCGTCGCCGGCCCCAATGCGGCCAAGCGGATGTGGCCGGCGCTCGCCGCATGGCTTGCCGAAAGATCAACATGA
- a CDS encoding poly(R)-hydroxyalkanoic acid synthase subunit PhaE: MERTPPDPAAFFRDMLGQWEKTVNSLGGEAMRSEEFSRSMGAATAATATMQANMQQMTEKALAAANLPTRSDFDAMAGRIAAIEASLARIEAQLGTARSDPDKPRPTRGRKPPVAPQK; the protein is encoded by the coding sequence ATGGAGAGAACCCCGCCCGATCCGGCAGCCTTTTTCCGCGATATGCTGGGCCAATGGGAGAAGACGGTGAACAGCCTCGGCGGCGAGGCGATGCGATCGGAGGAGTTCAGCCGCTCGATGGGCGCCGCCACCGCCGCCACCGCAACGATGCAGGCCAACATGCAGCAGATGACCGAGAAGGCGCTCGCCGCGGCCAATCTGCCGACGCGTAGCGATTTCGACGCGATGGCAGGGCGGATCGCGGCGATCGAAGCGTCGCTCGCGCGGATCGAGGCGCAGCTCGGCACCGCCCGGTCCGATCCTGACAAGCCACGGCCGACCCGCGGGCGCAAGCCGCCCGTCGCGCCGCAGAAGTGA
- a CDS encoding efflux transporter outer membrane subunit, giving the protein MRALRPILLAGTLALGACSMAPKYVQPALPVPPSWPVGDAYLRQSEAALPSVSYRDVFRDTRLQRIIDQALANNRDLRTSVANIAAARAQYRIQRAELFPQIDAGGGVNRRDIGRGAAGGNFAVGGTTYSASVGVNAFELDLFGRVRSLSDAALNRYFSQEAAARATRLTLTGDVAGAWLTYAADRTLLKLAEDTAAIARRSVALTRARVTGGVAPRTDLRQAEQILATAEGNIASQRTALAQDNNALQLLVGAPVDPALLPASIEEASRTVAELPAGLDSRILLRRPDVVQSEYELRATNAEIGAARAALFPTISLTGLFSFASQALGSLISGDALTKSASATANYPIFRAGAGRASVEQATALQRAALAQYEGTIQTAFREVADALARRGTITDELAANERFAAAAADTYRLTEARYRGGIDTFLSSLDAQRSLYAAQQQLVQTRLIRATNLVTLYRTLGGDSQIDTAAGTPVLSAQQPPQQ; this is encoded by the coding sequence ATGCGCGCGCTTCGCCCGATCCTGCTCGCCGGCACGCTGGCGCTCGGCGCGTGCAGCATGGCGCCGAAATACGTCCAGCCTGCCCTCCCCGTCCCGCCCTCCTGGCCGGTCGGCGACGCGTATCTGCGGCAGAGCGAGGCCGCGCTGCCCAGCGTCAGCTATCGCGACGTCTTCCGCGACACCCGATTGCAGCGGATCATTGATCAGGCGCTCGCCAACAACCGCGATCTACGCACCAGCGTCGCCAACATCGCCGCCGCGCGCGCGCAATATCGCATCCAGCGTGCCGAATTGTTTCCGCAGATCGACGCCGGCGGCGGGGTCAACCGGCGTGACATCGGCCGCGGCGCGGCGGGCGGCAATTTCGCGGTCGGCGGCACCACCTATTCTGCCAGCGTCGGGGTGAACGCGTTCGAGCTAGACCTGTTCGGCCGCGTTCGCTCGCTCAGCGACGCCGCACTCAACCGCTATTTCTCGCAAGAAGCCGCCGCCCGTGCGACACGGCTGACGCTGACCGGCGATGTCGCGGGCGCGTGGCTCACCTATGCCGCCGATCGCACGCTGCTGAAGCTCGCCGAGGATACCGCCGCGATCGCGCGTCGCTCGGTCGCACTCACCCGCGCGCGCGTGACTGGCGGCGTCGCGCCGCGTACCGACCTGCGGCAGGCCGAACAGATCCTGGCCACCGCCGAGGGTAACATCGCCAGCCAGCGCACTGCGCTGGCGCAGGACAACAACGCGCTGCAGCTGCTCGTCGGCGCCCCGGTCGATCCCGCGCTCCTCCCCGCCTCGATCGAGGAAGCATCACGGACAGTTGCCGAACTGCCTGCCGGGCTCGACAGCCGCATCCTGCTGCGGCGCCCTGACGTGGTACAGTCGGAATACGAGCTGCGCGCGACCAACGCCGAAATCGGCGCGGCACGCGCCGCGCTCTTTCCGACGATCTCGCTCACCGGGCTGTTCAGCTTCGCCAGCCAGGCGCTCGGCTCGCTGATCTCGGGCGATGCGCTGACCAAGTCCGCGTCGGCGACCGCCAACTACCCGATCTTCCGCGCCGGCGCCGGCCGTGCGAGCGTCGAGCAGGCGACCGCCCTCCAACGCGCTGCGCTCGCGCAGTACGAAGGCACAATCCAGACCGCGTTCCGCGAGGTGGCGGACGCGCTCGCCCGGCGCGGCACGATCACCGACGAACTCGCCGCGAACGAACGGTTCGCCGCCGCCGCCGCGGATACCTACCGGCTGACTGAGGCGCGCTATCGCGGTGGGATCGACACCTTCCTATCAAGCCTCGACGCGCAGCGCTCGCTATACGCCGCGCAGCAGCAGCTGGTGCAGACCCGGCTGATCCGCGCGACCAATCTCGTCACGCTGTACCGCACGCTAGGGGGCGATTCGCAGATCGACACCGCCGCCGGCACGCCCGTGCTTTCCGCGCAGCAACCGCCGCAGCAATGA
- a CDS encoding multidrug efflux RND transporter permease subunit, with protein sequence MMAGVGAILALPIAQYPDVAPPQVSIRATYPGANAETIENSVTQILEQQLTGIDGLLYFASSSTSRGSVSITATFEKGTDPDIAQVQVQNQIQQALTRLPTQVQQQGVVVRKSNPDFLLIAGVYDTTDKMTNRDVSDLMVSTLQDPLGRTKGVGDTNVFGSQYAMRIWLDPAKLASFQLIPNDVISAIQTQNTEVAAGELGGQPMPSEQMLNATVTAQSRLSTPQQFREIILKTLPSGATVRVGDIGRVELGSENYNAVSRINGHPGAGIAVLLAPGADALETAELVKNEIARVAKTYPPNMKVAYSSDSTDFIKLSIEEVVKTLIEAVILVVIVMFVFLQSWRATLIPTIAVPVVLLGTFAVFYLAGFSINTLTLFGLVLAIGLLVDDAIVVVENVERLLEENPDMTPREATIESMNEITVALVAIALVLSAVFLPMAFFGGSTGVIYRQFSLTIISAMILSVAVAIILSPALTAHLLKQRHDKDQQQGGWVERRFPRVAQKVHGARDWFNTSFERGTERYVNAVKRVIDRKWLFLVIYLGVVALLAVLFLRLPTGFLPTEDQGGAIVQFRLPAGATQGRTTQIQREIEAYFQKYEKKNVKVMFTVAGGGGGGASGQNTGQGFIALTDWAQRKGKENTADAIVARAAAALRVLRDGQVFALVPPAIRGLGQSEGFTMELQNTGGLSKQEFAAARDKLLGLANGDAQLTGVRLSELPDIGTLQVKTDPQRIAALGIAQTDVNTTLSTAWGGRYVNDFVDRGRVKRVYVQGDAPYRAEPDDLYQWFVRGSNGQMAPFSSFATTAWSQAPTTVSRFNGIESFEFQGQSAGGSSGDAMDRIEELARQIPGTSIAWAGISYQERLSSGQAPLLYGLSIIVVFLCLAALYESWSIPLAVLLVIPTGLIGAILFVTLRGLTNDVYLQIGLLTTMGLAAKNAILMIEFAEQEEKKGARVIDAALTAARIRLRPILMTSLAFIFGVLPLAISTGAGANSRIAIGTAVIGGMLTATVLAIFYIPLFFVLVRRGFRDGMAKLRGREPGFHPPAENREPPYAPPTLEQS encoded by the coding sequence ATGATGGCGGGCGTTGGCGCGATCCTCGCGCTGCCGATCGCACAATATCCCGACGTCGCCCCGCCGCAGGTATCGATCCGCGCGACCTATCCCGGCGCCAATGCCGAGACGATCGAGAATTCGGTCACCCAGATCCTCGAGCAGCAGCTGACCGGGATCGACGGGCTGCTCTACTTCGCGTCCTCGTCCACCTCGCGTGGGTCAGTCTCGATTACCGCGACGTTCGAGAAGGGCACCGATCCCGATATCGCGCAGGTCCAGGTGCAGAACCAGATACAGCAGGCGCTCACCCGCCTGCCGACGCAGGTGCAGCAGCAGGGCGTCGTCGTCCGCAAGTCGAACCCGGATTTCCTGCTGATCGCCGGCGTGTACGACACGACCGACAAGATGACGAACCGCGACGTGTCCGACCTGATGGTCTCGACGCTGCAGGATCCGCTCGGCCGCACCAAAGGCGTCGGCGATACCAACGTCTTCGGTTCGCAATATGCCATGCGCATCTGGCTCGATCCGGCCAAGCTCGCGAGCTTTCAGCTGATCCCGAACGACGTCATATCCGCGATCCAGACGCAGAATACCGAAGTCGCCGCCGGCGAGCTCGGTGGCCAGCCGATGCCGTCGGAGCAGATGCTCAACGCCACGGTTACCGCGCAGTCGCGTCTGTCGACGCCGCAGCAGTTCCGCGAGATCATCCTGAAGACGCTGCCGTCGGGTGCGACGGTGCGCGTGGGCGATATCGGGCGGGTCGAGCTTGGCTCGGAGAATTACAATGCGGTGAGCCGGATCAACGGCCATCCCGGCGCCGGCATCGCGGTGCTGCTGGCGCCCGGCGCCGACGCGCTGGAGACCGCGGAGCTCGTCAAGAACGAGATCGCGCGCGTTGCCAAGACGTATCCGCCCAACATGAAGGTCGCCTATTCGAGCGATTCGACCGACTTCATCAAGCTGTCGATCGAAGAGGTGGTGAAGACGCTGATCGAGGCGGTGATCCTCGTCGTCATCGTCATGTTCGTCTTCCTGCAGAGCTGGCGCGCGACATTGATCCCGACAATCGCGGTTCCCGTGGTTCTGCTCGGCACGTTCGCGGTCTTCTATCTCGCCGGCTTCTCGATCAACACGCTGACGTTGTTCGGTCTCGTGCTCGCGATCGGCCTGCTCGTCGATGATGCGATCGTCGTCGTGGAGAACGTCGAACGGCTGCTCGAAGAAAACCCCGACATGACGCCGCGCGAGGCGACGATCGAATCGATGAACGAGATCACCGTTGCGCTCGTTGCGATCGCGCTGGTCCTGTCTGCGGTGTTCCTTCCGATGGCGTTCTTCGGCGGATCGACGGGCGTCATCTATCGTCAGTTCTCGCTGACAATCATCTCGGCGATGATCCTGTCGGTCGCCGTCGCGATCATTCTCTCGCCCGCACTAACCGCGCACCTCCTCAAACAGCGGCACGACAAGGATCAGCAGCAGGGCGGCTGGGTTGAACGCCGCTTCCCGCGCGTGGCGCAGAAGGTTCACGGCGCACGCGACTGGTTCAACACCAGCTTCGAGCGCGGCACGGAGCGCTACGTCAACGCCGTGAAGCGCGTGATAGATCGCAAGTGGCTGTTCCTCGTCATCTACCTCGGCGTCGTCGCATTGCTCGCCGTGCTGTTCCTTCGCCTGCCGACGGGCTTCCTCCCGACCGAGGATCAGGGCGGCGCGATCGTCCAGTTCCGCCTGCCTGCCGGCGCGACGCAAGGGCGTACGACGCAGATCCAGCGCGAGATCGAGGCGTATTTTCAGAAATACGAGAAGAAGAACGTCAAGGTGATGTTCACCGTCGCGGGCGGTGGCGGCGGCGGCGCATCGGGGCAGAACACCGGCCAGGGCTTCATTGCGCTGACCGACTGGGCGCAACGCAAGGGCAAGGAAAATACGGCCGACGCGATCGTCGCCCGCGCCGCCGCGGCGCTCCGCGTGCTGCGCGATGGACAGGTATTCGCCCTCGTCCCGCCGGCGATCCGCGGTCTCGGCCAGTCCGAAGGCTTCACGATGGAGCTGCAGAACACCGGCGGGCTCAGCAAACAGGAATTCGCCGCTGCGCGCGACAAGCTGCTCGGGCTCGCCAACGGTGACGCGCAACTGACCGGCGTGCGCCTGTCCGAACTGCCGGATATCGGAACGTTGCAGGTGAAGACCGATCCCCAGCGGATCGCGGCGCTCGGGATCGCCCAGACCGACGTCAACACGACCCTCTCGACCGCGTGGGGCGGGCGCTACGTCAACGATTTCGTCGATCGCGGCCGCGTGAAGCGGGTCTACGTCCAGGGCGACGCGCCGTATCGCGCCGAACCTGACGATCTCTACCAATGGTTCGTCCGCGGCTCGAACGGCCAGATGGCGCCCTTCTCGAGCTTCGCGACGACCGCCTGGTCGCAGGCACCGACCACCGTGTCGCGCTTCAACGGCATCGAATCGTTCGAATTCCAGGGGCAGAGTGCGGGCGGCAGCTCGGGCGATGCGATGGACCGGATCGAGGAGCTCGCCCGGCAGATCCCCGGGACCAGTATTGCCTGGGCCGGCATCTCCTATCAGGAACGATTGTCGTCGGGGCAGGCGCCGCTGCTCTATGGCCTGTCGATCATCGTCGTCTTCCTGTGCCTCGCCGCGCTGTACGAGAGCTGGTCGATCCCGCTTGCGGTGCTGCTCGTCATTCCGACCGGGCTGATCGGCGCGATCCTGTTCGTCACGCTGCGCGGGCTGACCAACGACGTCTATCTCCAGATCGGCCTGCTGACGACGATGGGGCTCGCGGCGAAGAACGCGATCCTGATGATCGAATTTGCCGAGCAGGAGGAGAAGAAGGGCGCGCGCGTCATCGATGCCGCGCTCACCGCCGCACGCATCCGGCTGCGCCCGATCCTGATGACCAGCCTGGCCTTCATCTTCGGCGTGCTACCGCTCGCGATCTCGACCGGCGCGGGCGCCAACAGTCGCATCGCGATCGGCACCGCGGTGATCGGCGGGATGCTGACCGCGACGGTACTGGCGATCTTCTACATCCCGCTGTTCTTCGTCCTCGTCCGCCGCGGCTTCCGCGACGGCATGGCCAAGCTGCGCGGTCGCGAACCGGGCTTCCATCCGCCGGCGGAGAATCGCGAACCGCCCTACGCGCCGCCAACGCTGGAGCAATCGTGA
- a CDS encoding efflux RND transporter periplasmic adaptor subunit yields MQVINGRQLAALGALALAACSGGSQGAQEKGRGGGPVQVGYVVTRPTQVPLVTELAGRTFAYRSSEVRPQVTGVIQRRFFTEGTIVRQGQPLYQIDPSLYRAAANEASANVASARATAEAARIRADRFRPLAAIEAVSKQDYTDAVATQRQAEATIAQNRAQLETARINLRFTTVPAPISGRIGRSLFTVGALVTTSQADPLTTIQQLDPIYVDIQQSAASILQLRRALATGGVLPANATVRLKLEDGSDYGQTGTVEFAEVVVDQQTGTVTLRARFPNPQGLLLPGMFVRAVFAQAITANAILVPQAAVSRDPQGNATVWIVNGNKAVQRTVKADRAEGQNWVVTGGLRAGEKVITQGISTLRPGAEIKAVPAGTPQQPKPPSPEQLEQQQKAKGKG; encoded by the coding sequence ATGCAGGTGATTAACGGACGGCAGCTGGCGGCGCTCGGCGCGCTGGCACTCGCGGCGTGCAGCGGCGGATCGCAGGGCGCGCAGGAGAAGGGTCGCGGCGGCGGTCCTGTCCAGGTCGGTTATGTTGTGACGCGGCCGACGCAGGTGCCGCTCGTCACCGAGCTCGCCGGTCGTACCTTTGCCTACCGCAGCTCGGAGGTCCGCCCGCAGGTGACGGGCGTGATCCAGCGCCGCTTCTTCACCGAAGGCACGATCGTCCGCCAGGGCCAGCCGCTCTATCAGATCGATCCCAGTCTCTATCGCGCCGCCGCCAACGAAGCGTCCGCCAACGTCGCCAGTGCGCGCGCGACCGCCGAAGCGGCGCGCATCCGCGCAGACCGCTTCCGCCCGCTCGCCGCGATCGAGGCGGTGAGCAAGCAGGACTATACCGACGCCGTCGCAACGCAGCGGCAGGCCGAGGCGACGATCGCGCAGAACCGCGCGCAGCTCGAAACCGCGCGGATCAACCTGCGCTTTACCACCGTACCCGCGCCGATCAGCGGCCGGATCGGGCGATCGCTGTTCACCGTCGGCGCGCTGGTCACAACCAGCCAGGCCGATCCGCTGACGACGATCCAGCAGCTCGATCCGATCTACGTCGACATCCAGCAATCGGCCGCGTCGATCCTGCAGCTGCGCCGTGCGCTGGCGACCGGCGGCGTCCTTCCCGCCAACGCCACGGTGCGGCTGAAACTGGAGGACGGCAGCGATTACGGCCAGACCGGGACGGTCGAATTCGCCGAAGTCGTCGTCGATCAGCAAACGGGCACCGTCACGCTGCGCGCCCGCTTCCCCAATCCGCAGGGGCTGTTGCTGCCCGGCATGTTCGTGCGCGCGGTGTTCGCGCAGGCAATCACCGCCAACGCCATCCTCGTCCCCCAGGCCGCCGTGTCGCGCGATCCGCAGGGCAATGCCACGGTGTGGATCGTCAACGGCAACAAGGCCGTGCAGCGCACGGTGAAGGCCGATCGCGCCGAAGGGCAGAATTGGGTCGTTACCGGCGGGCTGCGCGCGGGCGAGAAGGTGATCACGCAGGGCATCAGCACGCTGCGGCCGGGCGCCGAGATCAAGGCGGTGCCCGCCGGCACGCCGCAACAACCCAAACCGCCGTCGCCCGAACAGCTCGAGCAGCAGCAGAAGGCCAAGGGCAAGGGCTGA